From Sediminibacterium sp. TEGAF015, a single genomic window includes:
- a CDS encoding PUR family DNA/RNA-binding protein — protein sequence MAYENNDKKMESVYSTRIRAGKRRTYFFDVRATRGNDYFLTITESRKRFDNNGYDRHKIFLYKEDFNKFIKALGEAVDFVKTDLMPDFDFDAFNHEYPEGEGEGENYVPEHAEANEAPLAEPATAFTPSAAAPANDAPVVNDTATEEVDKW from the coding sequence GTGGCGTACGAGAACAACGACAAAAAAATGGAGAGTGTGTACAGCACTCGCATCCGTGCAGGAAAGAGAAGAACTTACTTTTTTGATGTAAGGGCAACACGTGGCAACGATTACTTCTTAACCATTACAGAGAGCCGCAAACGCTTTGATAACAATGGTTATGACCGTCACAAAATTTTTCTGTACAAAGAAGACTTTAATAAATTTATTAAAGCACTGGGAGAAGCAGTAGATTTTGTTAAAACAGATCTAATGCCTGATTTTGATTTTGATGCATTTAATCATGAGTATCCAGAAGGAGAGGGAGAAGGTGAAAACTATGTACCTGAACATGCAGAAGCAAATGAGGCGCCACTGGCTGAACCTGCAACTGCTTTCACACCATCTGCAGCAGCGCCAGCTAACGACGCTCCTGTGGTAAATGACACTGCTACTGAAGAAGTAGACAAATGGTAG
- a CDS encoding ABC transporter ATP-binding protein, translating into MKELASLNHYFWKYRKRFFIGIFFVITSNYFAVLAPQITGYVISLVQQKLPGAKPASVYHAEGDIVNRFIALVSNKDWSFGWLIAFCSLSILGIAIIRGVLMFFMRQTIIVMSRHIEFDQKNEVYQQYQRLHTAFYKQNSTGDLMNRIAEDVSRVRMYTGPAVMYLINLVTLIGFCLVNMLSKDVNLTLLVLAPLPLLAITIYKVNSIINKKSESIQEDLSNLTTNAQESYSGIRVIKSFVQEKAMFGFFNQNSEKYKQNAIGLARVEALYFPSMALMIGISTLITIFLGGMQAMQDPSKVGTIVEFVIYINMLTFPVSAIGWTASMIQRAAASQKRLNEFLQLEPAIKDHPTVLPDEMVSGTIEFKQVDFTYPDTGIKAIQQLSLQINRGEKILVLGKTGSGKSTLAQLLLRFYEPDKGSITVGSKPLHMYSLEKLRKNISYVQQDIFLFSDTVANNIRFGVSPDTPIERVEEAAKSASIHNEIMGFENGYETMIGERGVTLSGGQKQRISIARALIKNPEIIVFDDCLSAVDAKTEKHIIGHLYNYLQDKTAIIITHRIFSGFHFDQIIVLEDGKMAEKGTHDQLMQLNGYYAELYRMQLEASVQQSADI; encoded by the coding sequence TTGAAAGAATTAGCCTCATTAAATCATTATTTCTGGAAGTATAGAAAGCGTTTCTTTATTGGGATATTCTTTGTAATTACGTCCAATTATTTTGCAGTTTTAGCGCCACAAATCACCGGTTACGTAATCAGTCTTGTACAACAAAAGCTTCCCGGCGCCAAGCCAGCTTCTGTTTACCACGCTGAGGGAGACATTGTGAACCGTTTCATTGCCCTGGTTAGTAATAAGGACTGGAGTTTTGGCTGGCTGATTGCCTTTTGCAGTCTGAGTATTCTGGGAATAGCCATCATTAGAGGGGTTCTAATGTTTTTTATGCGTCAGACCATCATTGTCATGAGCAGACATATAGAATTTGACCAGAAAAATGAAGTTTATCAGCAATACCAACGTTTACATACTGCATTTTACAAACAAAACAGCACAGGGGATTTAATGAACAGAATTGCCGAAGACGTAAGCAGGGTAAGGATGTACACTGGACCGGCTGTTATGTACCTGATCAATCTGGTTACATTAATTGGATTTTGTCTCGTTAATATGTTAAGTAAAGATGTAAACCTTACTTTACTCGTTCTGGCCCCGCTTCCTTTACTAGCCATTACCATATACAAAGTCAATAGTATCATTAATAAAAAGAGTGAATCCATTCAGGAAGATCTTTCCAATTTAACCACCAATGCCCAGGAATCTTATTCCGGCATCAGAGTTATAAAGTCTTTTGTTCAGGAAAAAGCCATGTTCGGTTTCTTTAATCAAAACAGCGAAAAATACAAGCAGAATGCAATTGGGCTTGCCAGAGTAGAAGCCCTGTATTTTCCTAGTATGGCATTGATGATTGGCATCAGTACATTAATTACCATTTTTCTGGGTGGAATGCAAGCCATGCAGGACCCTTCAAAAGTGGGTACCATTGTTGAGTTTGTGATATACATCAATATGCTGACATTTCCGGTTAGTGCCATCGGTTGGACAGCAAGTATGATACAACGGGCTGCTGCTTCACAAAAAAGACTGAATGAATTTTTGCAACTTGAGCCAGCCATTAAGGATCATCCAACCGTTTTGCCTGATGAAATGGTATCAGGGACCATTGAATTTAAACAAGTAGATTTTACCTATCCTGATACAGGAATTAAAGCCATTCAGCAGTTAAGTTTACAAATTAACCGGGGCGAAAAAATCCTGGTATTAGGAAAAACGGGAAGTGGAAAATCTACGCTTGCACAATTGTTATTGCGATTTTATGAGCCTGATAAAGGAAGTATTACAGTGGGATCAAAACCGCTGCATATGTACAGTTTAGAAAAACTTCGCAAGAATATCAGCTATGTACAACAGGACATATTTTTATTCAGTGATACTGTGGCCAATAATATCCGTTTTGGAGTTTCTCCGGATACACCCATTGAAAGGGTAGAAGAAGCCGCCAAAAGTGCTAGCATCCACAATGAAATCATGGGCTTTGAAAACGGATATGAAACCATGATAGGAGAGCGCGGAGTAACACTAAGCGGAGGCCAGAAGCAAAGAATTTCTATTGCCAGGGCTTTGATTAAAAATCCGGAAATCATTGTGTTCGACGACTGCTTAAGTGCTGTTGATGCCAAAACAGAGAAACATATTATTGGCCATTTGTACAATTACTTACAAGACAAAACAGCCATCATAATTACACATCGTATTTTTTCTGGTTTTCATTTTGACCAGATCATTGTACTTGAAGACGGAAAAATGGCAGAGAAGGGTACCCATGATCAATTAATGCAATTGAACGGTTACTATGCAGAACTATACAGAATGCAGCTGGAAGCTTCTGTACAGCAAAGTGCAGACATTTAG
- a CDS encoding IS3 family transposase, with protein sequence MFGLSRQVYYRRIRATNKRKTLAQEVIDLIVPIRRRMPRIGTRKLYFLLKPKLELLGIGRDKLFAIMKANHLEVKPERSYRITTFSHHRFRKHKDLVNGLFITRPEQVWVSDITYMQSAIGHHYLALVTDAYSKKIVGYDLSNNLQTEGVLRAMKMAIKTRKYREAVLIHHSDRGLQYCSNEYQRLLSNHKITCSMTTDSDPYSNAIAERVNGIIKNEFCIENYKVDLTTQQQIIKETIDIYNQERPHYSCSYLTPNQMHCQSKLPIKTYKNKKGSRNAPATFE encoded by the coding sequence TTGTTCGGGTTAAGCAGACAGGTCTATTATCGCAGAATTAGGGCTACCAATAAAAGAAAGACACTAGCTCAGGAGGTAATTGATTTAATTGTTCCTATACGTAGAAGAATGCCACGAATTGGCACAAGAAAATTGTATTTCTTACTAAAGCCTAAATTGGAACTACTTGGAATTGGTCGAGATAAGTTATTTGCCATTATGAAAGCCAATCACCTAGAAGTAAAGCCTGAAAGGAGTTACAGGATAACAACTTTCTCTCACCATAGGTTCAGAAAGCATAAAGATCTGGTAAATGGATTATTTATCACAAGACCAGAACAAGTATGGGTGTCCGATATAACTTATATGCAATCTGCCATTGGACACCACTACCTTGCATTGGTTACGGATGCCTACTCAAAGAAAATAGTTGGGTATGACCTATCGAATAATTTACAAACGGAAGGGGTTTTAAGAGCAATGAAAATGGCTATTAAAACAAGAAAATATCGAGAAGCAGTACTCATACATCACTCAGACAGAGGCCTACAATATTGCTCCAATGAATATCAAAGGTTACTTAGTAATCATAAAATCACTTGTAGTATGACGACAGACTCTGACCCCTACTCAAATGCCATAGCTGAAAGAGTCAATGGAATCATTAAAAATGAGTTTTGTATCGAAAACTACAAAGTTGACCTAACTACTCAACAGCAAATTATTAAAGAAACCATTGACATCTATAATCAAGAAAGACCACACTATTCTTGCTCCTATTTAACCCCCAATCAAATGCATTGTCAATCTAAACTTCCTATTAAAACCTATAAAAACAAAAAAGGTAGCAGGAACGCTCCTGCTACCTTTGAATAA
- a CDS encoding sulfatase family protein: protein MKLFSMLLMALIMVISIQAQQPNVIIIVSDDHAYQTISAYGSIFMQTPNIDRIAKEGVRFNKAYVTNSICGPSRAVILTGKYSHKNGFKDNVSANFNGAQNTFIKELGKAGYQTAWIGKWHLQSNPEGFSFWQVLPGQGSYYNPDFIFMNGERKRIEGYVANIVEDVAEDWLNKRDSTKPFCLVIGHKNTHRTWMPDTRDLRLFTNTRFPLPDNFYDNYESRAAAAVQDMTIDKTMRMGYDLKMFENKAEEEKEFSIKRMTAEQRRNYMEYYDSLNNDLNKKKLTGKQLIEWKYQRYMQDYLATAASLDRNIGRTLDYLDKNNLSKNTIVIYVSDQGFYMGEHGWFDKRFMYEESFRTPMVMRYPGLIKAGSINEQLVMNLDIAPTILDAANIQVPADMQGKSFLPLVKGFQKKGRDAIYYHYYENGEHAVSPHFGISTGRYKLIRFYTRVEGWELFDLKSDPREMNNIYGKKGFDKITSDLKKRLMELIDQYEDAEAKKLMD, encoded by the coding sequence ATGAAACTGTTTTCCATGCTTTTGATGGCTTTGATAATGGTCATTTCAATTCAAGCCCAACAGCCCAATGTCATCATAATTGTTTCGGACGATCATGCTTATCAAACCATTAGTGCTTATGGAAGCATATTCATGCAAACACCAAATATAGACCGCATTGCAAAAGAAGGTGTTCGTTTTAACAAAGCATATGTTACCAACAGTATTTGTGGCCCAAGCAGAGCTGTTATTTTGACTGGTAAATACAGTCACAAAAATGGATTTAAAGACAATGTCAGCGCTAATTTTAATGGCGCTCAAAATACTTTCATTAAGGAATTAGGTAAAGCTGGTTACCAAACGGCATGGATTGGGAAATGGCATTTACAGTCAAATCCCGAAGGATTCAGTTTCTGGCAGGTTTTACCAGGACAGGGTAGTTATTACAACCCGGATTTTATTTTTATGAATGGTGAAAGAAAAAGAATTGAAGGCTATGTAGCAAATATTGTAGAAGATGTAGCAGAAGATTGGTTGAACAAACGAGACAGTACAAAACCGTTTTGTCTGGTTATTGGTCACAAGAATACCCATCGAACCTGGATGCCAGATACAAGAGATTTAAGACTATTTACGAATACCCGATTTCCTTTGCCAGATAATTTTTATGATAATTATGAATCAAGAGCTGCGGCTGCTGTTCAAGACATGACCATTGATAAGACCATGCGAATGGGGTACGATTTAAAAATGTTTGAAAACAAAGCAGAAGAGGAGAAGGAGTTTTCTATAAAAAGAATGACTGCTGAACAGCGCAGGAATTATATGGAATACTATGATTCTCTGAATAATGATTTAAATAAAAAAAAATTAACTGGCAAACAATTAATTGAATGGAAATATCAGCGGTATATGCAAGATTATCTGGCTACAGCAGCATCCTTAGACAGAAATATCGGACGCACTCTTGATTATCTTGACAAAAATAATTTGTCAAAAAATACAATAGTCATTTACGTTAGCGATCAGGGATTTTATATGGGTGAGCACGGATGGTTCGATAAAAGATTTATGTACGAAGAATCTTTTCGAACCCCTATGGTAATGCGTTACCCGGGTTTAATTAAGGCAGGGAGCATCAATGAACAGCTGGTGATGAATCTGGATATTGCACCAACCATCTTGGATGCTGCTAATATTCAAGTGCCTGCTGATATGCAGGGAAAATCCTTTTTGCCATTGGTTAAAGGTTTTCAAAAAAAGGGAAGGGATGCCATTTACTACCATTATTATGAAAATGGGGAACATGCTGTATCTCCTCATTTTGGTATTAGCACAGGGAGATATAAATTGATCCGATTTTATACCCGTGTTGAAGGATGGGAATTATTTGATTTAAAGAGTGACCCGCGGGAAATGAATAATATTTACGGAAAGAAGGGATTTGATAAAATAACTTCCGATTTAAAAAAGAGACTGATGGAATTGATAGATCAGTATGAGGACGCAGAAGCGAAGAAATTGATGGATTAG
- a CDS encoding YhcH/YjgK/YiaL family protein, whose protein sequence is MILDSLEQMKKYQTLHPRFEKAMAFIAASKIEEMPVGETQWEGDDIRAIVIAESLVSEKESTDYFECHNKFIDIQIVYKGEEKVGWKSRNNCHTPKGEYNEEKDVLFYEDAPETFFTIKPGYFTIYFPDDVHAPMIGEGMIQKMVVKVRV, encoded by the coding sequence ATGATTTTAGATTCTTTGGAACAAATGAAGAAATACCAAACCCTGCATCCAAGGTTTGAAAAAGCAATGGCATTCATAGCAGCTTCCAAGATAGAGGAAATGCCAGTTGGGGAAACGCAATGGGAAGGAGATGATATTCGGGCCATAGTGATAGCGGAATCATTGGTTAGTGAAAAAGAATCAACTGATTATTTTGAATGCCATAATAAATTCATAGATATTCAAATTGTATATAAAGGGGAGGAAAAAGTTGGATGGAAATCCCGAAACAATTGCCATACACCAAAAGGTGAATACAATGAAGAAAAAGATGTTCTGTTTTATGAAGATGCCCCTGAAACCTTTTTTACAATTAAGCCCGGATATTTTACCATCTATTTTCCTGATGATGTGCATGCCCCAATGATTGGAGAAGGGATGATTCAGAAAATGGTAGTAAAAGTGCGCGTGTAG
- a CDS encoding gliding motility-associated C-terminal domain-containing protein: MKYLLLFLIPFYNSEVAAQLCTGSLGNPVVNISFGNKNNPTGPLQPGITNLGYVTNACPNDGNYSIVSAALGCFTNTWHDINKDHTGDEEGKMMLINATNAPSVFYVETINGLCGNTTYEFGAWVANVLKPSSCGGNGTKPNLTFTIETTNGIILETYRTGNINESSVLTFNQFGFLFKPPINTNSIVLKITSNAGAGCGNDLAIDDITFRPCGPSMSAKIDGISTFNKSVCFNEQTPILFNMEVGQGYNNPFYQWQISTDNGLNWSNLSNANQTNFIRTPTNVGTYQYRLLASEVIYSGISSCQTASLPISVEIKTQAPKIGTQVINQCIGGPVNFTAASGSGSDLSYLWTGPNNFKSTLRNPQLPAVNQSDTGRYLVLVSTSNGCASTDTVLVTAYNAINASYTGNTVICLNDSTQLTAIGGATQEWYNFSRATLGNGPTIWVKPIDTTQYQVIIRNTQTCTDTLFIPVHVIKPPTVNAGPDKIIKQGNSTQLTGKIDGQYNGLTWQPLVNLTPPNSLSPLVNPANTMKYTLTAYGINGCPSSSDTTIVSVFVRISPPNSFSPNGDGIHDLWEVPGLETYPNSSVSIFNRYGQVVFQTKPYFKGWDGKLNGKEVPTGMYYYIINQGSGESPVSGSIYLIR; the protein is encoded by the coding sequence GTGAAATATTTACTCTTATTCCTTATACCTTTTTACAATTCGGAAGTTGCTGCACAATTGTGCACCGGCAGTCTTGGCAATCCTGTTGTTAATATTAGTTTTGGAAATAAAAATAATCCAACCGGCCCACTACAGCCTGGCATAACCAACCTGGGTTATGTTACCAATGCCTGTCCCAATGATGGCAATTATTCTATCGTTAGTGCCGCTTTGGGTTGTTTTACCAATACCTGGCACGATATTAACAAAGACCATACAGGAGACGAGGAGGGCAAAATGATGCTAATCAATGCCACCAATGCACCCAGTGTTTTTTATGTTGAAACCATCAATGGCTTGTGTGGCAATACCACCTACGAGTTTGGGGCATGGGTTGCCAATGTTTTAAAGCCTTCTAGTTGTGGCGGAAATGGAACAAAGCCCAACTTAACATTCACCATTGAAACCACAAATGGAATAATATTAGAGACCTATCGCACAGGAAATATCAATGAAAGTTCAGTCCTGACTTTTAATCAGTTTGGATTCTTGTTTAAGCCCCCAATAAATACCAATTCCATTGTTTTAAAAATCACCAGCAATGCAGGTGCCGGATGTGGCAATGATTTGGCCATTGATGATATTACTTTCAGGCCTTGCGGTCCATCCATGTCTGCTAAAATAGACGGTATAAGCACTTTTAATAAATCAGTTTGTTTTAATGAACAGACCCCTATATTATTTAATATGGAAGTGGGACAGGGTTACAACAATCCGTTTTATCAGTGGCAAATCAGCACCGATAATGGATTGAACTGGAGCAACCTTAGCAATGCCAATCAAACCAATTTCATCAGAACGCCTACCAATGTTGGAACTTATCAATATCGTTTATTAGCTAGTGAAGTTATCTACTCAGGAATTTCTTCCTGTCAAACAGCATCCTTACCCATTAGTGTTGAAATAAAAACACAGGCCCCCAAAATAGGCACACAAGTGATTAACCAATGCATAGGAGGGCCAGTTAACTTTACAGCAGCATCAGGTTCAGGATCAGATTTATCGTATTTATGGACAGGCCCTAACAATTTCAAATCTACATTGAGGAACCCGCAACTTCCGGCCGTTAACCAATCAGATACTGGCAGGTATTTAGTTTTGGTGTCCACTTCAAATGGGTGTGCTTCTACAGATACTGTTCTTGTTACTGCTTATAACGCTATTAATGCCAGTTATACAGGCAATACGGTCATTTGCCTTAATGATAGTACACAACTCACTGCAATTGGCGGCGCCACACAGGAGTGGTATAATTTTAGTAGAGCAACCTTAGGGAACGGACCAACCATATGGGTGAAGCCAATAGATACTACCCAATACCAGGTTATCATCAGAAATACCCAGACTTGTACAGACACCCTTTTTATTCCAGTACATGTAATAAAACCGCCAACCGTAAATGCAGGACCTGATAAAATTATTAAGCAGGGAAATAGTACGCAATTGACAGGTAAAATAGACGGGCAGTACAATGGATTAACCTGGCAACCATTGGTTAATTTAACTCCTCCGAATTCATTGAGCCCTTTGGTTAACCCTGCCAATACAATGAAGTACACGTTAACTGCTTATGGAATAAATGGATGTCCTTCCAGTTCAGATACAACGATAGTAAGCGTGTTTGTGCGTATTAGTCCGCCCAACTCTTTTTCTCCAAATGGAGATGGCATTCACGATTTATGGGAAGTACCCGGACTAGAAACTTATCCCAATAGTTCTGTTAGCATCTTTAACAGATACGGGCAGGTTGTATTTCAAACAAAACCTTATTTCAAAGGATGGGACGGCAAATTAAACGGGAAAGAAGTGCCCACGGGTATGTATTATTATATTATTAATCAGGGAAGTGGGGAATCGCCTGTTTCTGGAAGTATTTATTTAATTCGTTAA
- a CDS encoding endonuclease MutS2: MRLYPESALTQLEFDKVKETLSGFCHTDYSKNKTAQLRIHTRKEFIDRELRQAYEYKLIIQQQQYFPADFTANISKDIKLLSIPGALLTGEQWMMIKRLTESMGTVFRWFDNERRMAYPALTMVLQDSYYEKNIVTAINEVLDESGVVLDNASPELQKIRLNLYKKRNELRRVFEKMVQKMAKAGYTADIEESFSNGRRVIAVFSEYKRQVKGILHGESDSRKTAFIEPEETIELNNDVFALENEETKEVQKILRALTAELSVYAPLLQQYLQIIGEFDFVRAKAKLALEMNANMPTVLDKAVVQLIEAYHPLLYLYNKTAGKKTIPVSIHLDDKNRILVISGPNAGGKTVTMKTIGLNQLMVQSGLLVPVHPDSVMGIFKQLYIHIGDTQSLQFELSTYSSHLMHMKHFMENANGKTLFFIDELGSGSDPNLGGAFAEVIMEELGRKHSFGVVTTHYLNLKVMANHTQGILNGAMQFDEVNLQPMYKLIIGKPGSSYTFAIAERIGLPKHLISRARKLVEEDHFKLDRLLNRTEQDLQQLEKEKKELHRLLRENEKLKKEMEQVMNKERHQQQIELLKNQNKITEERLQYLKDMERKLKQIVLDWKKTENKNEVVKNLQNLLFKQKETIVVNKLAKKVDKKYRELNTEIEPGTLVKLKKNYQVGEVKEIRGKRAIVQIGALPINVELSDLIAVAKIEESSENS; the protein is encoded by the coding sequence ATGCGTTTGTACCCGGAATCGGCGTTGACTCAATTGGAATTTGACAAAGTGAAAGAGACATTGTCTGGGTTTTGCCATACAGACTATTCCAAAAATAAAACAGCTCAACTCAGAATACATACCCGAAAGGAATTTATTGACAGAGAATTAAGGCAGGCCTACGAATACAAATTAATTATTCAACAGCAACAATATTTTCCTGCCGACTTCACCGCCAATATCAGCAAGGACATCAAGCTACTGTCTATTCCGGGCGCACTTTTAACAGGCGAACAATGGATGATGATTAAGCGTCTTACGGAAAGCATGGGCACCGTTTTTAGATGGTTTGACAACGAAAGAAGAATGGCTTATCCGGCGCTTACAATGGTTTTACAGGACAGCTATTATGAAAAAAACATTGTTACTGCTATTAATGAAGTATTAGATGAATCTGGCGTTGTACTTGATAATGCTTCGCCAGAGCTACAGAAAATCCGCTTGAACTTGTACAAAAAGCGGAATGAGCTGAGAAGAGTATTTGAGAAAATGGTTCAAAAAATGGCCAAAGCCGGTTATACCGCAGATATTGAAGAGAGTTTCAGTAATGGCAGAAGGGTCATAGCGGTTTTCTCGGAATATAAAAGGCAGGTAAAAGGGATTTTACACGGCGAAAGTGATAGTCGAAAAACAGCATTCATTGAACCTGAGGAAACCATTGAACTCAACAATGATGTTTTTGCATTGGAAAATGAAGAAACCAAAGAAGTTCAAAAAATTCTACGGGCATTAACGGCTGAATTATCCGTGTACGCACCTTTACTACAACAGTACCTGCAAATCATAGGAGAGTTTGATTTTGTAAGAGCCAAAGCAAAACTGGCATTGGAAATGAATGCCAATATGCCAACCGTTTTAGATAAAGCAGTGGTGCAATTAATTGAAGCCTATCACCCGTTATTATACTTATATAATAAAACAGCAGGTAAAAAAACAATTCCGGTTAGTATACATCTGGACGACAAAAACAGAATCCTAGTTATAAGCGGCCCCAATGCGGGAGGAAAAACGGTAACAATGAAAACCATCGGACTCAATCAACTAATGGTTCAGAGCGGATTACTTGTTCCTGTGCATCCAGATTCGGTAATGGGGATTTTTAAACAGCTTTATATACATATTGGCGACACCCAGAGCTTACAGTTTGAATTAAGTACTTATTCCAGCCACTTAATGCATATGAAGCATTTTATGGAAAATGCCAATGGGAAAACCTTGTTCTTTATTGATGAACTCGGTAGCGGATCTGATCCTAACCTGGGAGGAGCATTTGCTGAAGTGATTATGGAAGAGTTGGGCAGAAAACATTCTTTTGGTGTGGTAACCACCCATTATTTGAATTTAAAAGTAATGGCTAACCACACGCAGGGAATATTAAACGGAGCTATGCAGTTTGATGAAGTGAACCTGCAGCCTATGTATAAATTGATTATAGGCAAACCCGGAAGCTCTTATACATTTGCGATAGCAGAAAGAATTGGGCTACCCAAACATTTAATTAGTAGAGCAAGAAAACTGGTAGAGGAAGATCATTTTAAATTGGACAGATTACTAAACCGAACTGAACAAGATTTACAACAGCTGGAAAAAGAGAAAAAAGAACTGCATCGATTGCTCCGAGAAAACGAAAAGTTGAAGAAGGAAATGGAGCAGGTCATGAACAAAGAACGACACCAGCAACAAATAGAGCTGTTAAAAAATCAGAATAAAATTACTGAAGAAAGGCTGCAGTATCTGAAAGATATGGAGCGAAAGCTAAAGCAAATTGTTTTGGACTGGAAAAAAACTGAGAATAAAAATGAAGTAGTTAAAAACCTTCAGAACCTGCTTTTTAAACAGAAGGAAACCATTGTTGTAAACAAGCTAGCTAAAAAAGTAGATAAAAAATACAGGGAATTAAATACCGAAATAGAGCCAGGAACACTAGTAAAACTCAAAAAAAATTATCAGGTTGGAGAAGTAAAGGAGATAAGAGGGAAAAGAGCCATTGTGCAAATTGGCGCCCTTCCCATTAATGTTGAATTATCAGATTTGATTGCGGTTGCAAAAATTGAGGAAAGCTCAGAAAATAGTTAA
- the msrA gene encoding peptide-methionine (S)-S-oxide reductase MsrA, producing the protein MKKTYLILTFLSTWMVACAFTEKGNEIKQNKPQKLNTMNAKLDTATFGEGCFWCTEAFFQRLKGVKEVLSGYGGGFVENPTYEQVCDKNTGHIELARIVFDPAEISYDELLEVFWKTHDPTTMDQQGNDIGPQYRSAIYYHNQEQKEKAEKYKAALDKSGAWANPIVTIIEPFKNFYPAENYHQNYYNNNKNQGYCRFVIAPKLEKFEKVFKDKLIKQ; encoded by the coding sequence ATGAAAAAGACATATTTAATTCTAACCTTTCTATCAACCTGGATGGTTGCCTGTGCTTTTACAGAAAAAGGGAATGAAATCAAACAAAATAAGCCTCAAAAATTGAATACAATGAATGCAAAATTAGATACAGCCACGTTTGGTGAAGGATGTTTCTGGTGTACCGAAGCCTTTTTTCAAAGATTAAAAGGCGTTAAGGAAGTTCTGAGCGGCTACGGTGGTGGATTCGTTGAAAATCCCACTTATGAGCAGGTTTGTGATAAAAATACAGGGCATATTGAGTTGGCCAGAATTGTTTTTGATCCTGCTGAAATCAGCTATGATGAATTGTTGGAAGTCTTCTGGAAGACCCATGATCCTACTACAATGGATCAACAGGGAAATGATATTGGCCCCCAATACCGTTCGGCTATATATTATCATAACCAGGAACAAAAAGAAAAAGCAGAGAAATACAAAGCAGCATTGGACAAAAGTGGTGCATGGGCCAATCCGATAGTTACCATTATTGAGCCATTTAAGAACTTTTATCCAGCCGAAAACTATCACCAGAATTATTATAACAACAACAAAAATCAAGGATATTGTCGATTTGTTATTGCTCCTAAACTCGAAAAATTTGAGAAAGTATTCAAAGACAAATTGATAAAGCAATAG